The Nitrospirota bacterium genome contains the following window.
CGACCGGATGCTCATCGCGGCGACCTCCTTATCCGTTGATGCGATCATCGAGCAGGCAAGGGCGGCAAAAGGCGGGAGCCTGGTCATCGCCGCGCATGTGGACCGGGAGTCATTTAGCATCATCGGTCAGTTGGGGTTCATCCCTCCGACCTTGGCGCTCGACGCAGTGGAGGCCTCGCGAATGACCGCGGTCGAACTGAAGGCGAAGTTCCCCGACTGCAGCAGGTTTCCGGTCGTGACCGGGTCCGATGCCCACGGTCCGGACGATATCGGCAGGCGGTTTACCTGGTTCACGGTCCAGGACGGGAGCGTGGCGGAAATCAAGATGGCGCTGGCGGGCAGGGACGACAGAAAAGCAGAGTGCTGAGGCGTGGAAGACCTCTCGCTGCACATCCTGGATATCGCGGAAAACTCGGTACGCGCAGACGCTCGGCTGATAGGGATCACCGTCACGAAAGATGCGGGGCACGACCTGCTCGTGATCGAGGTGGTCGATGACGGGAAGGGGATGGATGCAGGGACGCTTGCAAAGGTCCGGGACCCCTTCTTCACGACGAAGCACAAGAAGACCGGTCTGGGCATCCCCCTTTTGACCCAGGCAGCGGAGCAAACCGGCGGGGACCTTGCTATAGAGTCGGCGCCGGGCATGGGCACGAGGGTCACGGCGAAGTTCCGGTGGGGTCATCCGGACCGGCCGCCCGTCGGCAATATCGCAGAGACCCTGTTGACACTGATTGCGGGCCATCCCGACCGTGACTATATTTATGAAGAGCGGAACGGGAGTCTTTCTTTCCGTTTCGACAGCCGTGAGCTCAAGAGCGA
Protein-coding sequences here:
- a CDS encoding ATP-binding protein; amino-acid sequence: MEDLSLHILDIAENSVRADARLIGITVTKDAGHDLLVIEVVDDGKGMDAGTLAKVRDPFFTTKHKKTGLGIPLLTQAAEQTGGDLAIESAPGMGTRVTAKFRWGHPDRPPVGNIAETLLTLIAGHPDRDYIYEERNGSLSFRFDSRELKSDLDNVPINEPEVLNAVRELLRGNISIL